The Erythrobacter aurantius genome includes a window with the following:
- a CDS encoding bifunctional metallophosphatase/5'-nucleotidase, with product MRGLVGPLLGALLAFASTAASADSVPAQHITLLFTNDVESAYDPIEAYWLDDMEQIGGVPQLATLINSIRAERPTTFLFDSGDIFTGALAKRTQGQLAFELMNTMRYDAMAIGNHEFEYGEAVLSWEKNRANFPVLAANLLWKDTQHPFAQAHTIIERGGVRIGVIGIMGQDAATAIIPSFIDELDVIDPVIAVRRSVEELRDDVDLIVLLTHMGKTAPMQTDAESDPRLARGVEADMALAGAVEGIDVLLGGHADAGTEQALIHPVTGTLVMQTYGQGTHLGMLELWFDPSTGTIVEHNGRLIPVNSTVLTPDWKVEGTIETYRARFPELFERVGRSEGVMFRRYIEESTIGNLFADVFVEASGADIGLVHGGSLRKDLPRGAIHRVDLLDAYPFVDPIIEMEMTGAQLREVLEQSLTLERGLLQVSGIELTYDLDRPERQRLVSLTYKGRPVADDARLRVAVAGFLAEGGDLYSTFPQGRRIAEHGKVSDAIIAYFSKRDSVAVPSLGRQVPKN from the coding sequence ATGCGCGGCCTTGTCGGTCCGCTGCTGGGCGCCCTGCTCGCATTCGCGTCCACCGCCGCAAGCGCCGACTCGGTTCCCGCCCAGCACATCACCCTGCTGTTCACCAATGATGTCGAAAGCGCCTATGACCCGATCGAGGCATATTGGCTCGACGATATGGAGCAGATCGGCGGCGTCCCGCAGCTGGCCACGCTGATCAATTCGATCCGCGCCGAACGGCCCACCACCTTCCTGTTCGATTCGGGCGATATCTTCACCGGTGCACTCGCCAAGCGGACCCAGGGTCAGCTCGCCTTCGAACTGATGAACACCATGCGTTACGACGCGATGGCGATCGGCAATCACGAATTCGAATATGGCGAAGCGGTGCTGAGCTGGGAGAAGAACCGCGCCAATTTTCCCGTGCTCGCGGCGAACCTGCTGTGGAAGGACACGCAGCATCCATTCGCGCAAGCGCACACGATCATCGAACGCGGCGGGGTGCGGATCGGCGTTATCGGGATCATGGGGCAAGACGCGGCGACCGCGATCATCCCCTCCTTCATCGACGAGCTTGACGTGATCGACCCGGTCATCGCGGTGCGCCGCTCGGTCGAGGAATTGCGCGATGATGTCGACCTGATCGTGCTGCTCACTCACATGGGCAAGACTGCACCGATGCAGACCGATGCGGAAAGCGACCCACGCCTCGCACGCGGGGTCGAGGCCGACATGGCGCTCGCCGGGGCGGTCGAGGGGATCGACGTGCTGCTGGGCGGCCATGCCGATGCCGGGACGGAGCAGGCGCTGATCCACCCAGTGACGGGCACGCTGGTGATGCAAACCTATGGTCAGGGCACGCACTTGGGGATGCTCGAATTGTGGTTCGATCCCAGCACCGGCACGATCGTCGAGCACAATGGCAGGCTGATTCCGGTCAACTCCACCGTCCTAACTCCGGACTGGAAGGTCGAAGGCACGATTGAGACCTATCGCGCGCGCTTTCCCGAATTGTTCGAACGGGTCGGGCGGAGCGAAGGCGTGATGTTCCGCCGCTACATCGAGGAATCGACCATCGGCAATCTGTTCGCCGATGTCTTTGTCGAAGCCTCAGGCGCGGATATCGGTCTCGTCCACGGCGGCAGCCTGCGCAAGGACCTGCCACGCGGAGCAATTCACCGCGTCGACCTGCTCGACGCCTATCCCTTTGTCGATCCGATCATCGAGATGGAGATGACAGGCGCGCAATTGCGCGAAGTGCTCGAACAATCACTGACGCTCGAGCGCGGGCTGCTGCAGGTTTCGGGTATCGAGCTGACCTATGACCTTGATCGGCCTGAGCGCCAGCGGCTGGTCTCGCTTACCTACAAGGGGCGTCCGGTAGCGGACGATGCGCGGTTGAGGGTCGCTGTCGCGGGCTTCCTTGCCGAAGGCGGAGATCTCTATTCGACATTCCCGCAAGGAAGGCGGATCGCCGAACACGGCAAAGTCTCGGACGCCATCATCGCCTATTTCAGCAAGCGCGACAGCGTAGCTGTTCCCAGCCTTGGCAGGCAGGTGCCAAAAAATTGA
- a CDS encoding FtsK/SpoIIIE family DNA translocase, with translation MATRAMNTRKQPTADWRIGLRRSIRRAVQMTGAGVLLMAMVFLALSLASYTQTDPSPSTAAAPDQVANWMGSWGAWISDRVLFAFGLPGVLLLPLLYISARKLWRAVELDGADDDGEGTRWWLPTGLLLIAMMLFGTVLSLAFERTGGTLPAQLGGISGLLGATGIEAVAARFGEGAAGWITLGAAFVCLAGGTALVTRIFAIDWRKLMTLPNFLGGGALTGGLLSRLPFVGRDTALDFADDDPLEAPASKARRAKGRPERAAEPAPRRSPEITDPSAPPKRAEPARKNQRDMFATYELPSLDLLADPPADSGPKLDKLALERNARLLENVLDDFNVKGEITAVRTGPVVTMYELEPAPGIKASRVVGLAEDIARNMSAISARVSPIPGKTVMGIELPNADRQVVMLKELAASADFAESKGNLPIILGKDIAGEPIIADLAAMPHLLVAGTTGSGKSVGLNCILLSLLYHFTPEECRLILIDPKVLELKSYDDIPHLLSPVVTEPHKSVRALKWAVEEMERRYRMMSSINSRNINSFNEKVRAAAAKGKPLGRRVQTGFDPDTGEQLYEEEQLDYQPLPQIVLIVDELADLMVTVGKEIEVLIQRLSQKSRAAGIHLIMATQRPSVDVITGVIKANLPTRISFKVTSRIDSRTILGEQGAEQLLGRGDMLYKPNTGATIRVHGPFVSDEEVEAVADFWRAQGAPEYVDAVTEEPEEGGFAFEDEFTASDNPEERKYRQACQIVIENQKASGSWLQRQMGVGYNTAAKWIERMESEGLVGPANHVGRREIFRDQDGNPI, from the coding sequence ATGGCGACCCGCGCAATGAACACCCGCAAGCAACCCACCGCTGACTGGCGCATCGGCCTGCGCCGCAGCATCCGCCGCGCCGTGCAGATGACCGGCGCGGGCGTGCTGCTGATGGCGATGGTCTTCCTCGCCCTGTCGCTTGCCAGCTATACGCAGACCGATCCCAGCCCATCGACCGCCGCCGCGCCGGATCAGGTCGCGAACTGGATGGGAAGCTGGGGCGCATGGATTTCCGACCGGGTGCTATTCGCCTTTGGCCTGCCGGGCGTATTGCTGTTGCCGCTGCTCTATATTTCGGCCCGCAAGCTGTGGCGCGCCGTCGAACTGGACGGGGCCGATGACGACGGCGAAGGCACCCGCTGGTGGCTGCCCACCGGCCTCTTGCTGATCGCGATGATGCTGTTCGGCACGGTGCTGTCGCTCGCGTTCGAACGCACCGGCGGAACCTTGCCCGCGCAGCTTGGCGGAATATCGGGCCTGCTCGGCGCGACGGGGATCGAAGCTGTTGCAGCCCGTTTTGGCGAAGGCGCCGCAGGATGGATCACTCTGGGTGCGGCCTTCGTTTGCCTCGCCGGGGGAACCGCGCTGGTGACGCGCATCTTCGCGATCGACTGGCGCAAGCTGATGACCCTGCCCAATTTCCTTGGCGGCGGCGCGCTGACAGGCGGCCTCTTATCAAGGCTGCCGTTTGTCGGGCGTGATACAGCGCTCGATTTCGCCGATGACGACCCGCTCGAAGCCCCGGCCAGCAAGGCCCGACGGGCCAAGGGACGGCCCGAGCGCGCTGCCGAGCCTGCGCCCCGGCGATCGCCAGAAATTACCGACCCTTCGGCCCCGCCCAAGCGCGCCGAACCGGCCCGCAAGAACCAGCGCGACATGTTCGCCACCTATGAATTGCCGAGCCTCGACCTGCTTGCCGATCCGCCCGCCGACAGCGGGCCCAAGCTCGACAAGCTGGCGCTGGAACGCAACGCCCGCCTGCTCGAAAACGTGCTCGATGATTTCAATGTGAAGGGCGAAATCACCGCGGTGCGCACCGGCCCGGTGGTGACAATGTACGAACTGGAGCCCGCGCCCGGGATCAAGGCGAGCCGCGTCGTAGGCCTTGCCGAAGACATCGCCCGCAACATGAGCGCGATTTCCGCGCGCGTCTCTCCCATTCCGGGCAAGACGGTGATGGGAATCGAATTGCCCAATGCCGATCGTCAGGTGGTGATGCTGAAAGAACTCGCCGCCTCGGCCGATTTCGCCGAGTCCAAGGGCAATCTTCCGATCATTCTGGGCAAGGATATCGCGGGCGAACCGATCATCGCCGATCTTGCCGCCATGCCGCACTTGCTGGTCGCCGGGACAACCGGTTCGGGCAAGTCGGTGGGCCTAAACTGCATCCTGCTGTCGCTGCTGTATCACTTCACACCCGAGGAATGCCGGTTGATCCTGATCGACCCCAAGGTGCTGGAGCTGAAGAGTTACGACGATATCCCGCACCTGCTCTCCCCCGTTGTCACCGAACCGCACAAGAGCGTGCGCGCGCTGAAATGGGCGGTGGAGGAGATGGAGCGGCGCTATCGCATGATGAGCAGCATCAATTCGCGCAACATCAACTCCTTCAACGAGAAAGTGCGCGCCGCCGCCGCCAAGGGCAAGCCGCTGGGCCGCCGGGTGCAGACCGGGTTCGATCCCGATACCGGCGAGCAGTTGTACGAGGAGGAACAGCTCGATTACCAGCCGCTGCCGCAAATCGTTCTGATCGTCGACGAACTGGCCGACCTCATGGTGACGGTGGGCAAGGAAATCGAAGTGCTGATCCAGCGCCTGTCGCAGAAATCGCGCGCGGCGGGCATCCACCTGATCATGGCGACGCAGCGCCCCTCGGTCGACGTGATCACCGGCGTGATCAAGGCCAACCTGCCGACCCGCATCAGCTTCAAGGTGACAAGCCGGATCGACAGCCGCACCATCCTTGGCGAACAGGGGGCAGAGCAACTGCTGGGCCGGGGCGACATGCTCTACAAGCCCAACACCGGCGCGACGATCCGCGTCCATGGCCCCTTCGTTTCGGACGAGGAAGTCGAAGCGGTGGCAGATTTCTGGCGCGCGCAAGGAGCGCCCGAATATGTCGATGCCGTCACCGAGGAACCCGAGGAAGGCGGCTTTGCCTTCGAGGACGAATTCACCGCCAGCGACAATCCCGAAGAGCGCAAGTACCGTCAGGCCTGCCAGATCGTGATCGAGAACCAGAAGGCTTCCGGTTCGTGGCTGCAACGCCAGATGGGCGTGGGCTACAACACCGCCGCCAAATGGATCGAGCGGATGGAAAGCGAAGGGCTGGTCGGCCCGGCCAACCACGTCGGGCGGCGCGAAATCTTCCGCGATCAGGACGGAAATCCGATCTGA
- a CDS encoding thiamine phosphate synthase, which yields MKRLKPLPHLWLISDARNDAGLEDALRHLPRGSGFIYRHYHLDGPERLQRFLRLRRIARGRGHVIVLADSALTATEWGADGIYGAPRSLWPRRAGLLHLATAHDLGEIGLASRLGADAVLLSPVFTTRSHPGGQVLGPVRFRLLAQHAQVPVIALGGMDADRARVLGWPRWAAIDGLSRTLVP from the coding sequence GTGAAACGTTTAAAGCCCCTCCCGCATCTGTGGCTCATCTCCGATGCACGCAATGACGCAGGTCTTGAGGATGCGCTGCGCCACCTGCCGCGCGGAAGCGGGTTCATCTATCGCCACTATCACCTCGACGGGCCTGAACGTTTGCAGCGGTTTCTGAGGCTGCGGCGCATCGCGCGCGGTCGCGGCCATGTGATTGTGCTTGCCGACAGCGCCCTCACCGCGACCGAATGGGGCGCGGACGGGATTTACGGCGCGCCGCGTTCGCTCTGGCCGAGGCGGGCGGGGCTGCTGCATCTGGCGACGGCGCATGATCTTGGCGAGATCGGGCTGGCCAGCCGGCTGGGAGCGGATGCCGTGCTGCTGTCACCGGTGTTCACGACACGCTCGCATCCCGGCGGGCAAGTGCTCGGCCCGGTAAGGTTTCGATTGCTCGCGCAGCATGCGCAGGTGCCCGTTATCGCGCTCGGCGGCATGGATGCAGACCGCGCACGCGTGCTCGGCTGGCCGCGTTGGGCGGCGATTGACGGGCTCAGCCGAACGCTTGTTCCTTGA
- a CDS encoding YggS family pyridoxal phosphate-dependent enzyme: MESAATRLEEVRASIARVCKPARREAADVTLIAVSKTHPAERIEPLLEAGHRVFGENRVQEAQGKWPALRDAYPDVELHLIGQLQSNKADDAVALFDVIHSLDRPSLLKALAAAMDKAGRRVPCFVQVNIGDEEQKGGCAIADLPAFLEQVHASGIPVAGLMCIPPADIEPAPFFALLAKLAKDNGLDGLSMGMSGDYETAVMLGATHVRVGTALFGARGA; encoded by the coding sequence ATGGAAAGTGCAGCAACCCGCCTTGAAGAAGTTCGCGCCAGTATCGCGCGCGTGTGCAAACCCGCCCGGCGCGAAGCCGCGGATGTGACCCTGATCGCGGTCAGCAAGACGCATCCGGCCGAGCGGATCGAGCCGCTGCTGGAGGCCGGGCACCGCGTCTTTGGCGAAAACCGGGTTCAGGAGGCGCAAGGCAAATGGCCCGCGCTGCGCGATGCCTATCCGGATGTGGAACTGCACCTGATCGGGCAATTGCAATCGAACAAGGCGGATGATGCGGTGGCGCTGTTCGACGTGATCCATTCGCTCGACCGGCCCAGCCTGCTGAAGGCGCTGGCAGCGGCGATGGACAAGGCAGGCAGGCGGGTGCCGTGCTTCGTGCAGGTCAACATCGGTGACGAGGAGCAGAAGGGCGGCTGCGCGATTGCCGATCTGCCAGCGTTTCTCGAACAGGTGCACGCCTCCGGCATTCCGGTCGCCGGGCTGATGTGCATTCCGCCCGCAGATATCGAACCCGCGCCGTTCTTCGCGCTGCTGGCCAAGCTGGCCAAAGACAACGGGCTGGACGGCCTCTCCATGGGGATGAGCGGCGATTACGAGACGGCGGTGATGCTGGGCGCGACGCATGTCCGGGTGGGTACGGCGTTGTTCGGCGCGCGGGGCGCATGA
- a CDS encoding TonB-dependent receptor gives MNIRTPARTLTALLLCSCAATPFAALAQTTQDETVADDAQSQERASALDTIGNIVVTGTKTRDPEDVQDVALAVTAFNEDTLEAFKIRDVQGLSFQAPNVSLDQIGTSRGTANFSIRGLGINSSIPSIDPTVGVFVDGVYLGINGGVVFDIFDLESVEILRGPQGVLFGRNVTGGAVLINTTSPTEDFRGKVRAAVDGPVDGGRGGENYTASAVLSGPIVEDTLLFKVAGYYNNDRGYFENSFDGSNFGQAETYILRGALEARLGDLTLTGKVDYFDSKGDGPAGQNRGIFDRDSFDFAIDNAGFYDTEILTTSLTAEWDIGPGTLTNIFGYRDYSALTDADIDATTLFLFHSNTETAQDQISNELRYAISTDNFDLTVGGFYFDQTLAYTEVRQIPVSTPLTFFGGGRQDHEVLGAFVNGQFYLTSDLSIIAGIRWSQETKDADVTYVRPRPACSVVDSTCPTTGTNPFIPTENNGFSDRVRFRNLSPKLGLQYEFNDSQVYGHWTRGFRSGGYNFRITNANAFEAIVARPGGTFSFDEEQVDNFEIGGKFQSADGAFTINVAAYITKIENMQREVNQSDPVSGVAQSIFNTADATITGVEAEARMRVSDSLLFTANIGIIDDEYDEILFDISGDGLINDADLNLRLPRVPEITWGVGLVHELFLGDSEILTRVNYQYRDEFAYTDDNRGFVQDISNLEANITWVTPVDGLSLSVYGRNLFDQVQVGGDTQIPFGGPLSNGINRPFDPLPGAGTFSPLQRGRNVGIEALFEF, from the coding sequence ATGAATATCCGTACCCCGGCGCGGACCCTTACCGCGCTTCTTCTTTGCTCGTGTGCTGCAACCCCCTTTGCCGCACTGGCTCAGACCACCCAGGACGAAACCGTCGCAGACGATGCCCAGTCGCAGGAGCGCGCCAGCGCGCTCGACACCATCGGCAACATTGTCGTCACCGGCACCAAGACCCGCGATCCCGAAGATGTTCAGGATGTCGCGCTGGCCGTGACCGCGTTCAACGAAGACACGCTGGAAGCCTTCAAGATCCGCGATGTGCAGGGCCTTTCGTTCCAGGCTCCCAACGTCAGCCTCGACCAGATCGGCACCAGCCGCGGCACCGCGAACTTCTCGATCCGCGGCCTTGGCATCAACTCGTCGATTCCGTCGATCGATCCGACCGTCGGCGTGTTCGTCGATGGCGTGTACCTCGGCATCAACGGCGGCGTGGTGTTCGACATCTTCGACCTTGAAAGCGTCGAAATCCTGCGCGGTCCGCAGGGCGTCCTGTTCGGTCGCAACGTGACCGGCGGCGCTGTGCTGATCAACACGACCAGCCCGACCGAAGATTTCCGCGGCAAGGTCCGCGCGGCGGTTGACGGCCCGGTTGACGGCGGCCGTGGCGGCGAAAACTACACCGCCAGCGCAGTGCTTTCCGGCCCGATCGTCGAAGACACGCTGCTGTTCAAGGTTGCAGGCTACTACAACAACGATCGCGGCTATTTCGAAAACAGCTTCGACGGATCGAACTTCGGCCAGGCCGAAACCTACATCCTGCGCGGCGCACTCGAAGCGCGGCTGGGCGACCTGACCCTTACCGGCAAGGTCGACTATTTCGATTCGAAGGGCGACGGCCCGGCAGGCCAGAACCGTGGCATCTTTGACCGTGACAGCTTCGATTTCGCAATCGACAACGCCGGCTTCTACGACACCGAAATCCTCACCACCTCGCTGACTGCGGAGTGGGATATCGGCCCGGGTACGCTGACCAACATCTTCGGCTATCGCGACTACAGCGCGCTGACCGACGCCGACATCGACGCGACCACGCTTTTCCTGTTCCACTCGAACACTGAAACCGCGCAGGACCAGATTTCGAACGAGCTGCGCTATGCTATCTCGACCGACAATTTCGACCTGACCGTCGGCGGCTTCTATTTCGACCAGACGCTCGCCTACACCGAAGTGCGCCAGATCCCGGTTTCGACCCCGCTTACCTTCTTCGGTGGCGGCCGTCAGGATCACGAAGTGCTGGGCGCTTTCGTCAACGGCCAGTTCTATCTGACCAGCGATCTGTCGATCATCGCCGGCATCCGCTGGAGCCAGGAAACCAAGGACGCCGATGTTACCTATGTGCGTCCGCGTCCGGCCTGTTCGGTGGTCGACAGCACCTGCCCGACGACCGGCACCAACCCGTTCATCCCGACGGAAAACAACGGCTTCTCCGATCGGGTGCGGTTCCGCAACCTTTCGCCCAAGCTCGGCCTGCAGTACGAATTCAACGACAGCCAGGTCTATGGCCACTGGACCCGCGGTTTCCGTTCGGGCGGCTACAACTTCCGCATCACCAACGCCAACGCATTCGAAGCGATCGTTGCCCGTCCGGGCGGCACGTTCTCGTTTGACGAAGAACAGGTCGACAATTTCGAAATCGGCGGCAAGTTCCAGTCGGCTGATGGTGCCTTCACGATCAACGTGGCGGCCTACATCACCAAGATCGAGAACATGCAGCGCGAAGTGAACCAGTCGGACCCGGTTTCGGGTGTGGCCCAGTCGATCTTCAACACCGCCGATGCCACCATCACCGGTGTCGAAGCCGAAGCCCGCATGCGCGTGTCGGATTCGCTGCTGTTCACTGCCAACATCGGCATCATCGATGACGAATATGACGAAATCCTGTTCGACATTTCGGGTGACGGCTTGATCAACGATGCAGACCTCAACCTGCGTCTGCCGCGCGTTCCGGAAATCACCTGGGGCGTGGGCCTTGTCCACGAACTGTTCCTCGGTGACAGCGAAATCCTCACCCGCGTGAACTACCAGTATCGCGACGAATTCGCCTACACCGATGACAACCGCGGTTTCGTGCAGGACATCAGCAATCTCGAAGCGAACATCACCTGGGTCACCCCGGTCGATGGCCTGTCGCTGTCGGTTTACGGCCGCAACCTGTTCGATCAGGTGCAGGTCGGTGGCGACACCCAGATCCCGTTTGGTGGCCCGCTGTCGAACGGCATCAACCGTCCGTTCGATCCGCTGCCCGGTGCCGGCACCTTCTCGCCGCTCCAGCGCGGCCGGAACGTCGGGATCGAGGCCCTGTTCGAGTTCTGA
- a CDS encoding [protein-PII] uridylyltransferase, translating to MTDWSLPSRRVPRQRAIINRRELTGKIASLVEQHGKNARKSVLAALQSALDDGRRELESRLAEKPSAGHEITLGYAFLTDQIVRVIHDYVTEMVYPPGNRTTAERLAVLAVGGYGRAEMAPQSDVDIAFVTPMKRSPWCEQVIEAMLYMLWDLGLKVGHSSRTISDTMRMAKDDLTIRTALLEGRLIWGDQGVYEELRQRFWNEVAKGGEQQFLSQKLEERNQRHKRMGDSRYVVEPNVKEGKGGLRDLQTLYWIGKYKHRVESAADLVSVGLFTESEYRGFRRAEGFLLAVRCHMHVITGRAEDRLTFDLQRQVAERMNFADRPGKSAVERFMQYYFLQAKRVGNLTGVFLAHLDEQYAKKRARSGFFAGWSAKPRVHRGYVIDSGRIKAQSDDWFAKDPVRLIEVFQIAEAEGLEVHPQTMRQADRDSRLIDASVRKDPRANALFLDLLGGRKDPETALRWMNEAGVFGRFVPDFGRVNAQMQFDMYHHYTVDEHTIRAIGLLSQIERGLLEADHPRATRQIHKVASRRALFVAVLLHDIAKGRGGDHSVLGAEVAHELCPRFGLDEKETELVAWLVLHHLLMSSTAQKRDLTDPKTIEDFVAQVQSLERLRNLAILTAVDIRAVGPGTWNSWKGQLLGELYDAAQERLRLGHKRTGRAQRVAARKAATGELLGKKAYLVEEVGELMADAYWVAEPEDIIAKNLVQYEEARRIKDHLSIHCEVDEDRGATLVSVIAPDHPGLFYRMAGGMHLAGANIIDARIHTAMNGYAFDNFLVQDQHGGPFREETQIARLKKGVRDALQANVELVPKLAARPLAHSRATAFAVAPRVGFDNSASNHFTVIEVTARDRPALLNRLAHALFKANLIVQSAHITAYGEAVADTFYVTDLTGSKVTAPDRLAEIEAALLSAASDERQREHEKA from the coding sequence ATGACCGACTGGAGCCTGCCCAGTCGGCGTGTTCCCCGCCAGCGCGCGATCATCAATCGCCGCGAATTGACGGGCAAGATCGCCAGCCTCGTCGAACAGCACGGCAAGAACGCGCGCAAATCCGTTCTGGCCGCCTTGCAGAGCGCGCTTGATGACGGGCGGCGGGAGCTTGAATCCCGCCTCGCTGAAAAGCCTTCGGCTGGACACGAAATCACGCTCGGCTACGCGTTCCTGACCGATCAGATCGTGCGCGTGATCCACGATTACGTGACCGAAATGGTCTATCCGCCGGGCAATCGCACCACCGCCGAACGGCTCGCCGTATTGGCGGTGGGCGGATATGGCCGCGCGGAAATGGCGCCACAGTCGGATGTCGATATCGCCTTTGTCACACCGATGAAGCGATCACCCTGGTGCGAACAGGTGATCGAGGCGATGCTGTACATGCTGTGGGATCTCGGTCTGAAAGTCGGCCATTCCAGCCGCACCATCTCCGACACCATGCGCATGGCAAAGGACGACCTGACGATCCGCACCGCCCTTCTCGAAGGGCGGCTGATCTGGGGCGACCAGGGTGTCTACGAGGAACTGCGCCAGCGTTTCTGGAACGAAGTGGCCAAGGGCGGCGAGCAGCAGTTCCTTTCGCAAAAGCTCGAGGAGCGCAACCAGCGGCACAAGCGCATGGGCGACAGCCGCTATGTCGTCGAACCCAATGTGAAGGAAGGCAAGGGCGGCCTGCGCGATCTGCAAACGCTGTACTGGATCGGCAAGTACAAGCACCGCGTCGAAAGCGCCGCGGACCTTGTCAGTGTCGGGCTGTTCACGGAAAGCGAGTATCGTGGGTTCCGCCGCGCCGAAGGGTTCCTGCTGGCAGTGCGGTGCCACATGCACGTCATCACCGGGCGGGCAGAGGACCGGCTGACCTTCGATCTGCAACGGCAGGTGGCAGAACGGATGAACTTTGCCGATCGACCGGGCAAAAGCGCGGTCGAACGCTTCATGCAGTATTACTTCCTGCAGGCAAAACGGGTCGGCAATCTGACGGGCGTGTTCCTCGCCCACCTTGACGAACAATACGCCAAGAAACGCGCACGCAGCGGCTTCTTCGCCGGATGGTCGGCCAAGCCGCGCGTGCACCGGGGTTATGTGATCGACAGCGGGCGGATCAAGGCGCAAAGCGACGACTGGTTCGCAAAGGACCCGGTGCGGCTGATCGAAGTGTTCCAGATTGCCGAAGCCGAAGGGCTCGAAGTCCACCCCCAGACGATGCGGCAGGCGGACCGCGACAGCAGGCTGATCGACGCCTCGGTGCGCAAGGACCCGCGCGCCAATGCGCTGTTCCTCGATCTGCTGGGCGGGCGCAAAGACCCGGAAACCGCGCTGCGCTGGATGAACGAGGCAGGGGTGTTCGGCCGCTTCGTGCCCGATTTCGGGCGGGTCAATGCGCAGATGCAGTTCGACATGTACCACCACTACACCGTCGACGAACACACGATCCGCGCGATCGGCCTGCTGTCTCAGATCGAGCGCGGCCTGCTCGAAGCCGATCATCCGCGCGCGACCCGGCAGATCCACAAGGTCGCCTCGCGCCGGGCGCTGTTCGTCGCGGTGCTGCTGCACGATATCGCCAAGGGACGCGGCGGCGATCATTCGGTGCTGGGCGCAGAGGTGGCGCACGAGTTGTGCCCGCGTTTCGGGCTCGACGAAAAAGAGACCGAGCTGGTCGCGTGGCTGGTGCTCCACCATCTGCTGATGAGCTCCACCGCGCAAAAACGCGACCTGACCGATCCCAAGACGATCGAGGATTTTGTCGCGCAGGTACAATCGCTCGAACGGCTGCGCAATCTCGCGATCCTTACCGCGGTCGACATTCGCGCCGTGGGGCCGGGAACGTGGAACAGCTGGAAAGGGCAGCTGCTCGGCGAGCTATACGATGCGGCGCAGGAACGGCTGCGGCTGGGCCACAAACGCACCGGCCGCGCCCAGCGTGTTGCTGCGCGCAAGGCTGCGACCGGCGAGCTGCTGGGCAAGAAAGCCTATCTGGTCGAGGAAGTGGGCGAGCTGATGGCAGACGCCTATTGGGTCGCCGAACCCGAAGACATCATCGCCAAGAACCTTGTGCAGTATGAAGAAGCACGGCGGATCAAGGACCATCTCTCGATCCACTGCGAGGTGGACGAGGATCGCGGCGCGACGCTCGTCAGCGTGATCGCACCCGACCACCCCGGCCTGTTCTATCGCATGGCGGGCGGGATGCATCTGGCCGGTGCGAACATCATCGATGCGCGCATTCACACCGCGATGAACGGCTATGCCTTCGACAACTTCCTTGTGCAGGATCAGCACGGCGGCCCGTTCCGCGAGGAAACCCAGATCGCCCGGCTGAAGAAAGGCGTGCGCGATGCGCTGCAGGCCAATGTCGAACTGGTGCCCAAGCTCGCTGCACGCCCGCTGGCCCATTCGCGCGCAACGGCCTTTGCCGTCGCCCCGCGTGTCGGTTTCGACAATTCGGCGTCCAACCACTTCACCGTGATCGAGGTAACCGCGCGCGATCGTCCGGCGCTGCTCAACCGCCTGGCGCATGCCTTGTTCAAGGCGAACCTGATCGTCCAGTCAGCGCATATCACCGCCTATGGCGAAGCGGTGGCGGATACTTTCTATGTCACCGATCTCACCGGCAGCAAGGTGACCGCACCCGATCGTCTCGCCGAAATCGAAGCGGCCCTGCTTTCAGCCGCCAGTGACGAACGCCAGCGCGAACACGAAAAGGCCTGA